The Spirochaetota bacterium genome includes a region encoding these proteins:
- a CDS encoding acetyl-CoA acetyltransferase produces the protein MASGIRDKVVVLGMGCTRFGERWDMGAEELMVEAFEECVKDAGIEKKDIEMAWLGVCIEEINTGKSALALPMALKLPFIPVTRVENFCATGSEAFRGAVYAVASGACDIALAQGVEKLKDTGYGGLPVFDSRAGSLLSQWAPNMTAPGAFAQLASAYRNKFNIKREDLKLALAHVSAKSHANGAKNPKAHLRNPVTVEQILASPIVADPLGLFDCCGVSDGSACAIVTTPEIARKLGKKDLVSVKALQLSVSNGLEGGHKSWDGSYFMTTRTAAKKAYEEAGIKNPRKEISMCEVHDCFSITELVTMEDLFISPDGGAIKDYMDGFYNADGGVPCQIDGGLKCFGHPIGASGLRMIYEMYLQLLGRAGDRQLKDPKIGLTHNLGGMPYMNVCSISIVGKYN, from the coding sequence ATGGCCAGTGGAATCAGAGACAAGGTGGTCGTACTTGGTATGGGCTGCACCAGGTTCGGCGAGCGCTGGGACATGGGCGCCGAAGAGCTTATGGTGGAGGCCTTCGAGGAGTGCGTCAAGGACGCCGGGATCGAAAAGAAGGACATTGAGATGGCGTGGCTGGGCGTGTGCATAGAGGAGATAAACACGGGCAAATCGGCCCTGGCCCTGCCCATGGCGCTGAAACTGCCCTTTATCCCGGTGACCAGGGTGGAAAACTTCTGCGCCACCGGAAGCGAGGCCTTCCGGGGCGCGGTATACGCGGTGGCGTCGGGCGCCTGTGATATCGCCCTGGCACAGGGCGTGGAAAAGCTCAAGGATACGGGATATGGAGGACTTCCGGTTTTCGACTCGAGAGCGGGATCTCTTTTATCCCAGTGGGCCCCCAACATGACCGCCCCGGGTGCCTTCGCCCAGCTGGCCAGCGCCTACCGCAACAAATTCAACATCAAACGGGAGGATCTGAAACTGGCCCTGGCGCATGTTTCGGCAAAAAGCCATGCGAACGGAGCCAAGAATCCCAAGGCCCATCTTCGAAATCCCGTAACGGTGGAGCAGATTTTAGCGTCTCCCATCGTGGCGGACCCCCTGGGCCTATTCGACTGTTGCGGTGTAAGCGACGGGTCGGCCTGCGCCATCGTCACTACGCCCGAAATAGCCAGGAAGCTCGGCAAGAAGGACCTGGTATCGGTAAAGGCACTGCAGCTTTCGGTAAGCAACGGCCTTGAGGGTGGTCACAAGTCCTGGGACGGTTCGTATTTTATGACCACCCGGACCGCGGCGAAAAAGGCCTACGAAGAAGCCGGCATTAAGAATCCTCGCAAGGAAATCAGCATGTGCGAAGTGCACGACTGCTTTTCAATAACAGAGCTGGTGACCATGGAAGACCTGTTCATCTCCCCCGATGGAGGAGCGATCAAGGATTACATGGACGGTTTCTACAATGCCGATGGAGGGGTGCCCTGCCAGATCGACGGGGGCCTCAAGTGCTTCGGACATCCCATAGGCGCGTCGGGACTTCGTATGATTTATGAAATGTACCTTCAGCTGCTGGGCAGGGCCGGTGACAGACAGCTTAAAGACCCAAAAATCGGCCTTACGCACAACCTGGGGGGCATGCCTTACATGAACGTATGCAGCATCTCGATTGTGGGGAAGTATAACTAA
- a CDS encoding YiiD C-terminal domain-containing protein, producing MIDEKYKKIADYTKNGIEAIKRTGLTLLECRDNYVKLLMPLEGNVNHIGMMYAGSLFTIGEVSGGAIFGVTFDYLKYIPIVKEVTIRYRKPALSDVTLVVEMTSDRVGELQERTDRNGKADFTLDLEIKDAGDETVALVHGIWQVRKIPEGMKNPLV from the coding sequence ATGATAGACGAAAAGTACAAAAAAATCGCCGATTACACAAAAAACGGTATCGAGGCCATCAAAAGGACCGGACTCACCCTGTTGGAGTGTCGTGACAACTATGTCAAGCTCCTGATGCCGCTGGAAGGAAATGTGAATCACATAGGCATGATGTACGCGGGATCGCTGTTCACTATTGGGGAGGTTTCCGGGGGAGCGATTTTCGGCGTCACCTTCGATTACCTGAAATACATCCCCATCGTCAAGGAGGTCACCATTCGCTACAGAAAACCGGCATTGAGCGACGTCACCCTTGTGGTGGAAATGACCTCGGACCGGGTTGGCGAGCTCCAGGAACGCACAGACCGGAATGGCAAGGCCGATTTCACCCTTGATTTGGAAATCAAGGACGCCGGCGATGAAACCGTTGCCCTGGTACACGGCATCTGGCAGGTGCGCAAAATTCCCGAGGGCATGAAAAATCCCCTGGTCTGA
- a CDS encoding NAD(P)/FAD-dependent oxidoreductase: MADYDVVVIGAGNGGLTAAAHLARKGVNVLLLERHNIPGGCATSFCRGRFEFEVALHQLSGMGSPEYPGPLRGLLDRLGVMDKLEFVPMTDLYRITVRDELDLVLRPEWNETIGLLQKQFPKEKDNIQNFFDFVKAYFVEVISAFYMNDPETSREKYPRFFKYALRSTQEVLDGYFSDPILKYVLSAYWGYMGLPPRHLAFNDMAALIFSYMEFKPYHLKGGSQAMSNAIADVILSSGGAIRYNCGAKKIIVQQGAVKGVVTESGDEIRTNFVISNASKISTYMELLDPEHVPEGVLPELRQSSISQSGFCVYMGLDCTPEEAGIPESTHFISQSTDIDRGYEKMKVVNIDEEDFMMMTCYDLIIPDFSPPGTCQATLVTLKYGDAWLRVPPQQYAETKFREGEAMISLAEKSYPGLRNHIEEMEISTPLTHMRYLGHPRGAIYGFDHFNKDSTMFVPPKSHIRGLYSAGAWVGYPGFQPTLESGVAAARAVIREMKA; the protein is encoded by the coding sequence ATGGCGGATTACGATGTGGTCGTAATAGGGGCTGGAAACGGCGGGCTTACCGCCGCCGCGCACCTGGCGCGGAAGGGTGTGAACGTGTTGCTGCTGGAGCGCCATAATATACCCGGGGGCTGCGCCACCAGTTTCTGCCGGGGACGTTTCGAATTCGAGGTGGCCCTCCATCAATTGAGCGGCATGGGAAGTCCTGAATATCCCGGGCCCCTCAGGGGCTTGCTGGACCGGCTGGGGGTGATGGACAAGCTCGAATTCGTCCCCATGACCGACCTGTACCGCATCACGGTACGTGACGAGCTGGACCTGGTGCTTCGGCCGGAATGGAACGAAACCATCGGCTTATTGCAGAAGCAGTTTCCCAAGGAAAAGGATAATATACAGAATTTCTTTGATTTTGTGAAGGCCTACTTTGTCGAAGTTATCAGTGCTTTTTATATGAACGATCCAGAGACCAGCCGCGAGAAATACCCCAGGTTTTTCAAGTACGCCCTGCGCAGCACCCAGGAGGTGCTGGACGGTTATTTCAGCGATCCCATCCTGAAATACGTTCTTTCGGCCTATTGGGGATACATGGGCCTTCCGCCCCGGCATCTGGCCTTTAACGACATGGCGGCGCTTATTTTCAGTTACATGGAGTTCAAGCCCTATCATCTCAAGGGCGGCTCCCAGGCCATGTCCAACGCCATAGCGGACGTCATTCTCTCATCGGGCGGCGCTATTCGCTACAATTGCGGCGCGAAAAAAATCATTGTTCAACAGGGCGCGGTAAAAGGCGTGGTGACCGAATCCGGCGACGAGATCAGGACGAACTTTGTCATATCGAACGCGTCTAAAATATCCACCTACATGGAGTTGCTTGATCCTGAGCATGTGCCCGAAGGCGTACTGCCTGAGCTTCGCCAGAGCTCTATAAGCCAGTCGGGCTTCTGCGTTTACATGGGGTTGGACTGCACCCCCGAGGAGGCGGGTATCCCCGAGTCGACTCACTTCATCAGCCAGAGCACCGATATCGACCGGGGATATGAAAAGATGAAGGTGGTGAACATCGACGAGGAAGATTTTATGATGATGACCTGTTACGACCTCATAATTCCCGATTTTTCGCCGCCGGGGACCTGTCAGGCGACCCTGGTTACGCTCAAATATGGAGACGCCTGGCTGAGGGTTCCTCCCCAACAGTATGCGGAAACCAAGTTCAGGGAGGGGGAGGCCATGATCTCCCTGGCCGAGAAGTCATACCCTGGACTTCGCAATCACATTGAGGAGATGGAGATTTCGACGCCGCTGACCCACATGCGTTACCTTGGCCATCCGCGGGGGGCCATCTACGGCTTCGATCATTTCAATAAGGACTCCACCATGTTCGTGCCCCCGAAGTCCCATATCAGGGGACTCTACAGCGCGGGTGCATGGGTGGGATACCCCGGATTTCAGCCCACCCTGGAATCGGGTGTCGCCGCGGCAAGGGCGGTTATCAGAGAAATGAAAGCGTAA
- a CDS encoding FAD-binding oxidoreductase has translation MKEELVKQLDRYDDVIKEMEIARRYGSDHSLERGEVAKYINTLHPASMTLRVNDIIDETPSTKTLRLTATEGRLPPFIAGQYISLFVEAGKVRTSRAYSISSPPNQTAYYDITVRRVENGLVSGFLLDRVKIGDRLESSGPAGTFYYNPIIHDNTVVYLAGGSGITPFMSMIREIAQRGTDRIVYLFYGNRGDDDIIFHEELAAIGKKVKKFHYIPVIEKPAAGYAGKCGFITADLMKEVLKKTGDKTYFICGPQGLYDFCLPEMVSMGIPRRKIRREVFGAPVNIYECPGWPESVKKDAVFNLKVKGVKTAAIRASSRESILSALEKNGIVLPSLCRSGECSMCRLKLVAGKVFQPKGTPVRKSDRQFGYIHSCVSYPLEDCEILI, from the coding sequence ATGAAAGAAGAACTGGTAAAACAGCTGGATCGTTACGATGACGTAATCAAGGAAATGGAAATCGCCCGACGCTACGGCAGCGATCACAGTCTGGAGCGGGGCGAGGTGGCGAAATACATAAACACGCTTCACCCGGCGAGTATGACGCTAAGGGTAAACGACATCATCGATGAGACGCCTTCCACTAAAACCCTGAGGCTGACGGCGACCGAGGGCCGGCTCCCGCCGTTTATCGCCGGACAGTACATCAGCCTGTTCGTGGAGGCCGGGAAGGTGCGAACCTCCAGGGCTTACAGCATTTCGTCGCCACCGAATCAGACCGCCTATTATGATATTACGGTACGCAGGGTGGAAAACGGTCTGGTATCCGGTTTCCTGCTGGACCGCGTTAAGATCGGTGATCGACTGGAAAGCTCCGGACCGGCCGGCACCTTTTATTACAATCCCATCATACACGACAATACCGTGGTATACCTGGCCGGCGGAAGCGGCATCACCCCCTTCATGAGCATGATACGGGAGATCGCCCAGCGGGGAACGGACCGAATAGTATATCTCTTCTACGGCAACCGCGGCGATGACGATATCATCTTTCATGAAGAGCTCGCCGCCATCGGGAAGAAGGTGAAAAAATTTCATTATATTCCCGTAATTGAAAAACCGGCGGCCGGGTATGCCGGTAAATGCGGCTTCATCACCGCCGATCTCATGAAGGAGGTGCTGAAAAAAACCGGTGACAAGACGTATTTCATATGCGGACCGCAGGGCCTGTACGATTTCTGCCTTCCCGAGATGGTGAGCATGGGCATTCCCCGTCGCAAGATCCGCAGGGAGGTGTTCGGCGCGCCGGTCAACATCTATGAGTGCCCGGGCTGGCCCGAAAGCGTGAAGAAGGACGCGGTCTTTAACCTGAAGGTGAAGGGTGTCAAAACCGCCGCCATCAGGGCTTCGTCGCGCGAATCGATTCTTTCTGCCCTGGAAAAGAACGGCATCGTACTTCCCAGTCTCTGCCGCTCGGGGGAGTGCAGCATGTGCAGGTTGAAGCTGGTCGCCGGAAAAGTGTTTCAGCCGAAGGGGACACCGGTGCGCAAGTCGGATCGACAGTTCGGTTATATTCATTCCTGCGTATCCTATCCGCTGGAGGATTGCGAGATACTGATTTAA
- a CDS encoding nitronate monooxygenase family protein, which yields MKTAITEMFGVKYPIICGAMQWLCKPVLCAAISNAGGLGNLTAGNYETEDDFRNAIRETRKLTDRPFIVGLTILPSVRITAEHHQMYLKICAEEKIAGIEVSGAPIDRVSGPEMIDMLKKAGVRLFHKVGSVRHAKHAEKAGYDGIYAAGIEEGGHPLNDDVTTMVLTPRIVESVKIPVVTVGGIANGKTMAAALALGAQGVMMASRFMATKECVVHDNIKQEIVKRQENETTLICKSLHLQGRALKNQVVAEICKIEESGGKFEDLYPLIAGERMKRAWEDGDVEVAPMMVGQSIGLINDVVTCKELLDRMVREAQEALSKAGKLF from the coding sequence ATGAAAACAGCAATAACCGAGATGTTCGGCGTGAAGTATCCCATTATATGCGGAGCGATGCAGTGGCTCTGTAAACCGGTGCTTTGCGCCGCCATCTCCAATGCCGGAGGGTTGGGTAACCTCACCGCCGGCAACTACGAGACCGAGGATGATTTTCGAAACGCCATTCGGGAGACCCGCAAATTGACCGACAGGCCCTTCATCGTGGGGCTTACCATTCTTCCGTCGGTGCGCATCACGGCGGAGCACCACCAGATGTATCTTAAAATCTGCGCCGAGGAAAAGATCGCGGGCATCGAGGTGTCGGGCGCCCCGATCGACAGGGTCTCCGGGCCGGAGATGATCGATATGCTGAAAAAAGCGGGGGTCAGGCTTTTCCATAAGGTGGGATCCGTGCGTCACGCAAAACACGCCGAGAAGGCCGGATATGACGGGATTTATGCCGCGGGCATCGAGGAGGGCGGACATCCTCTCAACGACGATGTCACCACCATGGTGCTCACGCCCAGGATCGTCGAGTCGGTAAAAATACCGGTGGTGACGGTGGGGGGTATTGCGAACGGGAAAACCATGGCGGCGGCCCTGGCGCTGGGAGCCCAGGGCGTTATGATGGCCAGCCGTTTCATGGCCACAAAGGAATGTGTCGTGCATGATAACATCAAACAAGAGATCGTTAAACGCCAGGAAAACGAGACCACCCTTATCTGCAAGTCGCTGCACCTGCAGGGCAGGGCGCTGAAGAACCAGGTGGTTGCCGAAATATGCAAGATAGAGGAGAGCGGCGGTAAATTCGAAGACCTCTATCCCCTGATCGCCGGCGAGCGCATGAAACGCGCGTGGGAAGATGGAGATGTGGAGGTGGCCCCCATGATGGTAGGCCAGTCCATAGGCCTTATCAACGATGTCGTTACCTGCAAGGAATTGCTGGACCGGATGGTCAGGGAGGCCCAGGAAGCGCTAAGTAAGGCCGGTAAATTGTTTTAA
- a CDS encoding enoyl-CoA hydratase/isomerase family protein, which produces MSDPLVLCENRGPVSWITFNRPDVYNAFNLELGREAFSALGRAIEDPTTRVIVFAGSGKAFSVGADVLEVSGSDDPARVIGELATIAHRAIAELRQCPKPVVASLNRLAAGYGLALALASDIRVATERVRLRYAYSSIGLTGDGGINWSLPRMTGTSRALEIALLGEDIREEEAARLGIITKFFPADLLNDETQKIAERIAALPPKTASAIKRMIYGSAGMDLLVHLSAEHAALLEATAAPEFKTMLESLLEGFTQKG; this is translated from the coding sequence ATGTCAGACCCACTCGTCCTGTGTGAAAATCGAGGTCCCGTTTCCTGGATCACTTTCAACCGGCCCGATGTTTACAATGCCTTTAACCTCGAGCTGGGCAGGGAGGCCTTCTCCGCCCTGGGCAGGGCCATTGAAGACCCGACCACCCGTGTAATCGTGTTCGCCGGATCTGGCAAGGCCTTCTCGGTGGGTGCCGACGTGCTCGAGGTGAGCGGCTCCGACGATCCCGCCCGCGTTATAGGCGAACTCGCCACCATTGCACACAGGGCCATCGCCGAGCTCCGACAGTGTCCCAAGCCGGTAGTGGCCAGCCTCAACCGGCTGGCCGCCGGATACGGACTTGCGCTGGCCCTGGCATCGGACATACGGGTCGCCACCGAACGGGTTCGTTTGCGGTATGCCTATTCATCGATTGGGCTGACCGGAGACGGCGGCATTAACTGGTCCCTCCCCAGGATGACCGGAACATCACGCGCCCTGGAAATAGCCCTCCTTGGCGAGGATATCCGCGAAGAGGAGGCGGCGAGGCTGGGAATCATCACGAAATTTTTCCCCGCCGATCTGCTGAACGATGAGACCCAGAAAATCGCCGAGCGCATCGCCGCCCTGCCGCCGAAGACGGCCTCGGCCATAAAGCGCATGATCTACGGCTCGGCCGGGATGGACCTTTTGGTCCACCTCTCGGCGGAACACGCCGCGCTGCTGGAGGCGACAGCGGCGCCGGAGTTTAAGACAATGCTCGAGAGTCTGCTTGAGGGATTTACCCAGAAAGGATGA